In Sphingomonas sp. SORGH_AS_0950, the following are encoded in one genomic region:
- a CDS encoding carbohydrate porin, with translation MIWGWAPLLLAAPLSPQQTTDPVPTAARITPDAATGDTQQIPTRRRAVRPSDSAPSAITADTRRTPPPGIIGDWHKIRTRLNERGITVTARYASESAANLTGGRKTLFRETGQFDAGALFDLEKVMGLKGGAFQATLTYRRGRNLSDDANLGTLQQVQEVYGRGQTLRLTQFWYEQRIGERFELKLGRTNPGEDFAIFSCHFMNLSFCGAQPGNLVGDTWQNWPVSQWGARLRYEPRDDLYVQGAVYEINPRNLDTDFFIGHFKGATGVLVPAEIGWIRNPTAGRIGSYKLGGWVATADAADVFLDINRRPIAITGLAPLERSSRYGVYINIQQLLTGATKDGKAENGLSVFLNATQADRATSVTDNQVAVGLFYKGLVPAVPGDVLGFGVARTHVNGRVAQGQRLDPARPAVQGSEYAAEVYYSIHPAEWLEMRPNVQLIHHPGGYSQADDVTILGLKAAFTL, from the coding sequence ATGATCTGGGGATGGGCGCCGTTGCTGCTCGCGGCCCCGCTGTCGCCGCAACAGACCACCGACCCCGTCCCCACCGCCGCGCGCATCACGCCCGATGCCGCCACCGGCGATACGCAGCAAATCCCGACCCGCCGCCGCGCGGTCCGCCCCTCCGACAGCGCGCCGTCGGCGATCACCGCCGATACGCGTCGCACCCCGCCGCCGGGGATCATCGGCGACTGGCACAAGATCCGCACGCGGCTGAACGAACGCGGCATCACCGTCACCGCGCGCTATGCCTCCGAAAGCGCCGCGAACCTGACCGGCGGGCGCAAGACGCTGTTTCGCGAAACCGGGCAGTTCGATGCGGGCGCGCTGTTCGACCTGGAAAAGGTAATGGGGCTGAAGGGCGGGGCGTTCCAGGCCACCCTCACCTATCGGCGCGGCCGCAACCTCAGCGACGACGCCAATCTGGGCACGCTGCAACAGGTGCAGGAGGTCTATGGTCGCGGCCAGACGCTGCGCCTGACCCAGTTCTGGTACGAGCAGCGGATCGGCGAACGGTTCGAGCTGAAGCTGGGCCGCACCAATCCGGGCGAGGATTTCGCCATCTTCTCCTGCCATTTCATGAATCTCAGCTTCTGCGGCGCACAGCCGGGCAATCTGGTCGGCGACACTTGGCAGAACTGGCCGGTCAGCCAGTGGGGCGCGCGGCTGCGCTACGAACCGCGCGACGACCTGTATGTCCAGGGCGCGGTCTATGAGATCAATCCGCGCAACCTGGATACCGACTTCTTCATCGGCCATTTCAAGGGCGCGACCGGCGTGCTGGTCCCCGCCGAGATCGGCTGGATCCGCAACCCGACCGCCGGGCGGATCGGGTCGTACAAGCTGGGCGGCTGGGTCGCGACGGCGGATGCGGCGGACGTCTTCCTGGACATCAACCGTCGTCCGATCGCGATCACCGGCCTGGCCCCGCTGGAGCGGAGCAGCCGCTACGGCGTCTATATCAATATCCAGCAGCTGCTGACCGGCGCGACCAAGGACGGCAAGGCGGAAAACGGCCTCAGCGTCTTCCTCAACGCGACCCAGGCCGACCGTGCGACCAGCGTCACCGACAATCAGGTCGCGGTGGGCCTGTTCTACAAGGGGCTGGTCCCCGCCGTGCCGGGCGACGTGCTGGGCTTCGGCGTGGCGCGGACGCATGTGAACGGGCGGGTGGCGCAGGGCCAGCGGCTCGATCCCGCCCGGCCCGCAGTGCAGGGATCGGAATATGCCGCCGAAGTCTATTACAGCATCCACCCCGCCGAATGGCTGGAGATGCGGCCCAACGTCCAGCTCATCCACCATCCGGGCGGCTATTCGCAGGCCGACGACGTCACCATATTGGGGCTGAAGGCTGCCTTTACGCTGTAA
- the msrB gene encoding peptide-methionine (R)-S-oxide reductase MsrB: protein MTDTRYAKTEEALARLTPEQYYVTQQSGTERPGTGEYLHTREPGLYVDIVSGEPLFASADKFDSHCGWPSFTRPIEPAHVNELRDTTHGMIRTEVRSAHGDSHLGHVFPDGPRDRGGLRYCINSASLRFVPLGEMEAQGYGDYVDQVRAAEHG from the coding sequence ATGACCGACACCCGTTACGCCAAGACCGAGGAAGCCCTGGCCAGGCTGACCCCCGAGCAATATTATGTGACCCAGCAGAGCGGCACCGAGCGCCCCGGCACCGGCGAATATCTCCACACCCGCGAGCCGGGCCTGTATGTCGACATCGTCTCGGGCGAGCCGCTGTTCGCCTCCGCCGACAAGTTCGATTCGCATTGCGGCTGGCCCAGCTTCACCCGGCCGATCGAGCCCGCCCATGTCAACGAGCTGCGCGACACCACGCATGGCATGATCCGCACCGAGGTCCGCTCGGCGCATGGCGACAGCCATCTGGGCCATGTCTTCCCCGATGGCCCGCGCGATCGCGGCGGCCTGCGCTACTGCATCAACTCGGCCTCGCTGCGCTTCGTGCCGCTCGGCGAGATGGAGGCGCAAGGATATGGCGACTATGTCGACCAGGTCCGCGCGGCGGAGCACGGCTGA
- a CDS encoding DsbA family oxidoreductase: MPRPLRIDFVSDISCPWCIIGLRGLEIALERLADSSGAAVEVDLHFQPFELNPAMAPEGENIVAHIGRKYGATPEQSAANRATIRERAAAVGFTMAMGDTSRIYNSFDAHRLLHWAGIEGRQAALKHALFDSYFTQGQDISNREILAAAAVRAGLPEDEARAILSSDRYAAEVREAERLWQGRGIQSVPAIVIDNRYLISGGQPPESFEQALRQILAAEPADA, from the coding sequence ATGCCCCGCCCCCTCCGGATCGATTTCGTCTCCGACATCTCCTGCCCCTGGTGCATCATCGGCCTGCGCGGGCTGGAGATCGCGCTGGAGCGGCTGGCGGACTCGTCGGGCGCGGCGGTGGAGGTCGATCTGCACTTCCAGCCATTCGAGCTGAATCCCGCCATGGCGCCCGAGGGCGAGAATATCGTCGCGCATATCGGCCGCAAATATGGCGCCACCCCCGAACAGTCGGCGGCCAACCGCGCGACGATCCGCGAGCGTGCGGCGGCGGTGGGCTTCACCATGGCGATGGGCGACACGTCGCGAATCTATAACAGCTTCGATGCGCACCGCCTGCTCCACTGGGCGGGGATCGAGGGGCGCCAGGCCGCGCTGAAGCACGCGCTGTTCGACAGCTATTTCACGCAGGGACAGGATATTTCGAATCGCGAGATCCTGGCCGCCGCCGCCGTCCGTGCCGGTCTGCCCGAGGACGAGGCGCGCGCGATCCTGTCTTCCGACCGCTATGCCGCCGAGGTGCGCGAGGCGGAGCGGCTGTGGCAGGGGCGCGGTATCCAGTCGGTGCCCGCCATCGTGATCGACAACCGCTATCTCATCTCGGGCGGACAGCCGCCCGAATCCTTCGAGCAGGCGCTGCGCCAGATCCTGGCCGCCGAACCTGCCGACGCCTGA
- a CDS encoding SDR family NAD(P)-dependent oxidoreductase → MTKTALITGATAGIGASAARAFVASGWRVIGTGRRADRLQALAEELGGAFHPLAFDITDEAALDAALGDLPPDFAGIDLLINNAGLALGTKPAQNSDLAQWRTMIATNIDALVTITHRLLPRLIERRGGIINLSSVAANYPYTGGNVYGGTKAFVKQFSLNLRADLHGKGVRVTSIEPGMVETEFTTVRTGGDQAASDALYAGSNPMTGEDIAATLLWVAELPPHLNINRLELMPVSQSFAGFQVARES, encoded by the coding sequence ATGACCAAGACAGCCCTTATCACCGGCGCCACCGCCGGAATCGGCGCCAGCGCCGCGCGTGCGTTCGTCGCGAGCGGCTGGCGGGTGATCGGCACCGGGCGCCGGGCGGACCGGCTCCAGGCGCTGGCGGAGGAACTGGGCGGGGCCTTCCATCCGCTCGCCTTCGACATCACCGACGAGGCGGCGCTTGACGCCGCGCTGGGCGACCTGCCGCCCGACTTCGCGGGGATCGACCTGCTGATCAACAATGCCGGGCTGGCGCTGGGCACGAAGCCCGCCCAGAACAGCGACCTGGCCCAGTGGCGCACGATGATCGCGACCAATATCGACGCACTCGTCACCATCACCCATCGGCTGCTGCCCCGGCTGATCGAACGGCGCGGGGGGATCATCAACCTGTCCTCGGTGGCGGCGAACTATCCCTATACCGGCGGCAACGTCTATGGCGGGACCAAGGCGTTCGTGAAGCAATTCTCGCTCAACCTGCGCGCCGACCTGCACGGCAAGGGGGTGCGCGTCACCTCGATCGAGCCGGGCATGGTCGAAACCGAGTTCACCACGGTTCGCACCGGCGGCGACCAGGCGGCGTCGGACGCGCTCTATGCCGGGTCCAACCCGATGACGGGTGAGGACATCGCCGCGACATTGCTCTGGGTCGCCGAATTGCCGCCGCATCTCAACATCAACCGGCTGGAACTGATGCCGGTCAGCCAGTCCTTTGCGGGCTTCCAGGTCGCGCGCGAGAGTTGA
- a CDS encoding GNAT family N-acetyltransferase yields MPIRPASPADAPAIAAIILPVIRAGETYALDPAMSEEAALAYWFGGDKTVFVAEEDGAILGTYYLRANQAGGGDHVANAGYMTAPAARGKGVARAMALHSFDQARARGFTAMQFNFVVASNAAAVHLWTALGFATVGRVPGAFRHPALGPVEALVMHRPL; encoded by the coding sequence ATGCCGATTCGCCCTGCCTCCCCCGCCGATGCCCCCGCCATCGCCGCGATCATCCTGCCGGTGATCCGCGCGGGCGAAACCTATGCGCTCGACCCCGCCATGTCCGAAGAGGCCGCGCTCGCTTACTGGTTCGGCGGGGACAAGACGGTCTTCGTCGCGGAGGAGGATGGTGCGATCCTCGGCACCTATTATCTGCGCGCCAATCAGGCGGGCGGCGGGGATCATGTCGCCAATGCGGGCTATATGACCGCCCCGGCCGCGCGCGGCAAAGGCGTCGCGCGGGCGATGGCGCTCCATTCCTTCGACCAAGCCCGCGCGCGCGGCTTCACCGCGATGCAGTTCAACTTCGTGGTCGCCAGCAACGCCGCCGCCGTGCATCTGTGGACCGCGCTGGGCTTTGCCACGGTCGGCCGGGTGCCGGGGGCGTTCCGGCACCCGGCGCTGGGGCCGGTGGAGGCGCTGGTCATGCACCGGCCGTTATAA
- a CDS encoding ImuA family protein: protein MEEPFALIDRLRRAAALVEQARDGEEGKGKGVPPRLARAQLHEVHALSQESAASGAGFAIGCVLAGAARPTLWLRTEAAERQGGRLHGPGLIAMGLDPAELVVVVVADDAALLRAAADGARCPGLGSVIAEGWGAMRGLDLTASRRLMLAAEASGVMMILLRVGGQVVPSAAATRWSVAPAPSRALAADAPGAPAYDLELLRRRGGPAGARWRVEWNRDTQSFDPAPLSGPRLPLVADRAVAGTPPAPVRGAG from the coding sequence ATGGAGGAGCCCTTTGCCCTGATCGATCGTCTGCGCCGCGCGGCTGCGCTGGTGGAGCAGGCGCGTGACGGCGAAGAGGGGAAAGGAAAAGGCGTGCCACCCCGGCTGGCGCGGGCGCAACTCCATGAGGTTCATGCGCTTTCCCAGGAATCGGCGGCCAGCGGCGCAGGGTTCGCGATCGGATGCGTGCTGGCCGGCGCGGCGCGGCCGACCCTGTGGCTGCGCACCGAGGCGGCGGAGCGGCAGGGCGGGCGACTCCATGGGCCGGGGCTGATCGCGATGGGGCTCGACCCCGCCGAACTGGTCGTGGTGGTGGTCGCCGACGATGCCGCGCTGCTCCGCGCCGCCGCCGATGGCGCGCGCTGTCCGGGGCTGGGCAGCGTCATCGCCGAGGGCTGGGGGGCGATGCGCGGGCTCGACCTCACCGCCTCGCGCCGGTTGATGCTGGCCGCCGAAGCCTCGGGCGTGATGATGATCCTGTTGCGGGTGGGCGGGCAGGTCGTGCCCAGCGCCGCCGCGACCCGCTGGTCGGTCGCGCCCGCCCCGTCGCGCGCGCTCGCCGCCGATGCGCCGGGGGCGCCCGCCTATGATCTGGAATTGCTGCGCCGACGGGGAGGGCCCGCGGGCGCCCGGTGGCGTGTGGAGTGGAACCGTGACACGCAGAGCTTCGATCCCGCGCCGCTATCTGGCCCTCGTCTTCCCCTGGTTGCCGATCGAGCGGTTGCGGGCACGCCGCCCGCACCTGTTCGTGGCGCGGGGTGA
- a CDS encoding DNA polymerase Y family protein: protein MTRRASIPRRYLALVFPWLPIERLRARRPHLFVARGDAPIAFAESVGGAMRLAALDPAAVAAGLSVGLTLADARARVPEVEVYPYDPAADADWLERLAEGARRYSPAVALDPPQGLVLDSGGADHLFGGERGLAQDIETRMARRGITVRLAYGDTPEAARALARHAGAPAPDEMGAIRRLPVAALELDEDGCAALVAAGLKSVGDVLARPMATIAARFGREAATALRRLTGEEDSPLTPRVVATPIAVERRFAEPVARTEHMLAVLEELAGEAARALEERHEGGRRWDARLFRADGEVQALRVETGQPTRDPAVLLRLFRERIEALADPLDPGFGYDLIRLDVGLAEKLDAVQLRLEGGEARTEAVAALIDRLGTRLGRERVRRIHPRDSHMPEQAELLLPATDPTPRAEWTRPEPGEPPSRPIHLFDPPQPIESLAAETPDGPPARFRWRRKLHDVARAEGPERIAGEWWRRADMAPPTRDYYRVEDVRGRRFWIFRHGLYSETERPRWYVHGLFA, encoded by the coding sequence GTGACACGCAGAGCTTCGATCCCGCGCCGCTATCTGGCCCTCGTCTTCCCCTGGTTGCCGATCGAGCGGTTGCGGGCACGCCGCCCGCACCTGTTCGTGGCGCGGGGTGACGCGCCGATTGCCTTTGCCGAATCGGTGGGCGGGGCGATGCGCCTGGCCGCGCTCGACCCGGCGGCGGTGGCGGCGGGGCTGTCGGTCGGGCTGACGCTGGCCGATGCGCGCGCGCGGGTGCCCGAGGTCGAGGTGTATCCCTATGATCCGGCGGCGGACGCCGACTGGCTGGAACGGCTGGCCGAGGGCGCGCGGCGGTACAGCCCGGCGGTGGCGCTCGACCCGCCACAGGGGCTGGTGCTCGATTCGGGCGGAGCGGACCATCTGTTCGGCGGCGAGCGCGGGCTGGCCCAGGATATCGAGACGCGGATGGCCAGGCGCGGCATCACCGTCCGGCTGGCTTATGGCGACACGCCCGAGGCGGCGCGCGCGCTGGCGCGGCATGCGGGGGCACCCGCCCCGGACGAGATGGGCGCGATCCGCCGCCTGCCCGTCGCCGCGCTGGAACTGGACGAGGATGGCTGTGCGGCGCTGGTGGCGGCGGGGCTGAAGTCGGTCGGCGATGTGCTGGCGCGGCCGATGGCGACGATCGCCGCGCGATTCGGGCGTGAGGCGGCCACCGCGCTCCGGCGGCTGACCGGCGAGGAGGACAGCCCGCTGACCCCGCGCGTCGTCGCGACCCCGATCGCGGTGGAGCGCCGCTTTGCCGAGCCGGTGGCGCGGACCGAGCATATGCTGGCGGTGCTGGAGGAACTGGCGGGAGAGGCGGCGCGCGCGCTGGAAGAGCGGCATGAGGGCGGCCGCCGCTGGGACGCGCGCCTGTTCCGCGCGGATGGCGAGGTGCAGGCCTTGCGCGTCGAGACGGGGCAGCCGACGCGCGACCCGGCGGTGCTGCTGCGGCTGTTCCGCGAGCGGATCGAGGCGCTGGCCGATCCGCTCGACCCCGGTTTCGGCTATGACCTGATCCGGCTGGACGTGGGGCTGGCCGAGAAGCTGGACGCGGTGCAGCTGCGGCTGGAGGGGGGCGAGGCCAGGACCGAGGCGGTCGCCGCGCTGATCGACCGGCTGGGCACAAGGCTGGGGCGCGAGCGGGTGCGGCGAATCCATCCGCGCGACAGCCATATGCCCGAACAGGCCGAATTGCTGCTCCCCGCGACCGACCCGACCCCCAGGGCCGAATGGACCCGGCCCGAGCCGGGCGAGCCGCCGTCGCGCCCCATCCACCTGTTCGATCCGCCCCAGCCGATCGAGTCGCTCGCCGCCGAAACGCCCGACGGCCCGCCCGCGCGCTTTCGCTGGCGGCGCAAGCTGCACGACGTGGCGCGCGCGGAAGGGCCCGAGCGGATCGCGGGCGAATGGTGGCGCCGCGCCGACATGGCGCCGCCGACCCGCGACTATTACCGGGTGGAGGATGTGCGCGGGCGGCGCTTCTGGATCTTCCGCCACGGCCTCTACAGCGAGACCGAGCGGCCGCGCTGGTATGTGCACGGGCTGTTCGCATGA
- a CDS encoding error-prone DNA polymerase, giving the protein MPAFAELVAATHYSFLDGASPAEDMVARAYELGLNGIGIVDRNTVAGVVRALKAWRKACASAAEIGAPPPPTLVVGARLVFADGTPDIVAYPVDRTGWGRLTRLLTLGNKRARKGGCILGLGDLVRHAQDLLLIALPESSARACEPMPDAMLPPRRADPGLAATLDRLVAAAPGRVWLGVTMPRGGADRRRLVAQAALAEARGVPLLATTDALFAEPGDRPVQDILTCIREGLTIRTGGRRLAANAERHLKPAAEMARLFADRPGAVDESIAILDRITFRLEHLSYDYPHEPVPEGWEAQDWLDELVRREAAARFPEGVPARLRDTLDMELALIRERHYAHYFLTVHDVVSHARGLKPPILCQGRGSAANSAVCWILGVTSVDPTRHDLLFSRFVSAERGEPPDIDIDFEHERREEVIQYIYNRYGRHRAAIAATVIHYRPRSTVREVGRALGLSEDVTQRLTSTVWGSFSKQFEEKRFHETGFSPDNPEIARLRTLVDRLLGAPRHLSQHVGGFVLTQGRLDETVPIHNGAMEGRTFIEWDKDDIDELKIMKVDILALGMLTCIRKAFDLMEANGMPRPDLTDLAQEEDDRVYAMLQKGDSIGVFQVESRAQINMLPRLKPKEFYDLVVQVAIVRPGPIEGDMVHPYLRRRAGKEPVSYPSPTKGPADELRTLLGKTYGVPLFQEQAMKLAITAAGFTPDEANGLRRAMATFRNVGTIKGFREKMIGGMVRRGYEPDFAERCFKQIEGFGSYGFPESHALSFARLVYVSAWLKCHQPAIFTCALLNAQPMGFYAPAQLVRDARENGGVEVRPVDVNHSGWDNRLERRGDGAFALRLGFRQLDAFREDWGNAIATHAPYETIESVAIRAQLPRRALDLLAQGDAYRSLGQGRREGQWEARRMKAAQLPLFAAMQAPEMAAEPEVTLPPMTLSEQVSADYRATRLSLKGHPMAFLRAELAAEGVLSAADLHNLRDGRRAKVAGVVLVRQRPGKGHAIFVTIEDETGIVNALLWARDFEANRRAVMASRLMLLHGVVQRSEEGVVHLMTAGVEDRSAMLARLEDVPAVPTRSPDPRGPVAPRGVHPRDVRLLPRSRDFH; this is encoded by the coding sequence ATGCCCGCCTTCGCCGAACTGGTCGCGGCGACGCATTATTCCTTTCTCGACGGCGCGAGTCCGGCCGAGGATATGGTGGCCCGAGCCTATGAGTTGGGCCTCAACGGCATCGGCATCGTCGATCGCAACACCGTCGCAGGAGTCGTGCGCGCCCTCAAGGCCTGGCGAAAGGCCTGCGCGTCAGCGGCGGAGATCGGCGCCCCCCCGCCGCCGACCCTGGTCGTCGGCGCTCGGCTGGTCTTTGCCGATGGCACGCCCGACATCGTCGCCTATCCGGTCGACCGCACCGGCTGGGGGCGGCTGACCCGGTTGCTGACGCTGGGCAACAAGCGCGCGAGGAAAGGCGGCTGCATCCTGGGGCTGGGCGATCTGGTCCGCCATGCCCAGGATCTGCTGCTGATCGCGCTGCCGGAATCCTCCGCGCGCGCCTGCGAGCCGATGCCGGATGCGATGCTGCCGCCCCGGCGTGCCGATCCAGGGCTGGCGGCGACGCTCGACCGGCTGGTCGCGGCGGCGCCGGGGCGGGTGTGGCTGGGCGTGACCATGCCGAGAGGGGGCGCGGACCGACGACGGCTGGTGGCGCAGGCGGCGCTGGCCGAGGCGCGGGGCGTGCCCCTGCTCGCGACCACCGATGCGCTGTTCGCCGAACCCGGTGACCGTCCGGTACAGGATATACTGACCTGTATCCGCGAGGGGCTGACCATCCGCACCGGCGGACGGCGGCTGGCGGCCAATGCCGAGCGGCACCTGAAGCCCGCCGCCGAAATGGCACGGCTCTTCGCCGACCGGCCGGGGGCGGTGGACGAGAGTATCGCGATCCTCGACCGGATTACATTCCGGCTGGAGCACCTGTCCTACGACTATCCGCATGAGCCGGTGCCCGAAGGATGGGAGGCGCAGGACTGGCTGGACGAACTGGTCCGGCGGGAGGCCGCCGCGCGGTTCCCCGAGGGCGTTCCGGCCCGGTTGCGGGATACGCTGGACATGGAACTCGCGCTGATCCGCGAGCGCCACTATGCGCATTACTTCCTGACCGTGCATGACGTGGTGAGCCATGCGCGCGGCTTGAAGCCGCCGATCCTCTGTCAGGGACGCGGCTCGGCAGCCAATTCGGCGGTGTGCTGGATATTGGGCGTCACCTCGGTCGATCCGACCCGGCATGACCTGCTCTTCTCGCGCTTCGTATCGGCCGAGCGGGGCGAGCCGCCCGATATCGACATCGATTTCGAACATGAGCGGCGCGAAGAGGTGATCCAGTATATCTACAACCGCTATGGTCGCCACCGCGCCGCGATCGCCGCGACCGTCATCCATTACCGCCCGCGCAGCACGGTGCGTGAGGTCGGCCGCGCGCTGGGGCTGAGCGAGGATGTCACGCAGCGGCTGACCAGCACCGTCTGGGGCAGCTTTTCCAAGCAGTTCGAGGAGAAGCGGTTCCACGAAACCGGCTTCTCTCCCGACAATCCGGAGATCGCGCGGTTGCGGACCCTGGTCGACCGGCTGCTGGGGGCGCCGCGGCATCTGTCGCAGCATGTCGGCGGCTTCGTGCTGACGCAAGGAAGGCTCGACGAGACGGTGCCGATCCATAACGGCGCGATGGAGGGGCGGACCTTCATCGAATGGGACAAGGACGATATCGACGAGCTGAAGATCATGAAGGTCGACATATTGGCGCTCGGCATGCTGACCTGCATCCGCAAGGCGTTCGACCTGATGGAGGCCAACGGGATGCCGCGCCCCGACCTCACCGATCTGGCGCAGGAGGAGGATGATCGCGTCTACGCGATGCTGCAAAAGGGGGACAGCATCGGCGTGTTCCAGGTGGAAAGCCGCGCCCAGATCAACATGCTGCCCCGGCTGAAGCCGAAGGAATTCTACGACCTGGTGGTACAGGTCGCGATCGTCCGGCCGGGGCCGATCGAGGGGGACATGGTCCATCCCTATCTGCGCCGCCGCGCGGGCAAGGAGCCGGTCAGCTATCCGTCCCCGACCAAAGGCCCGGCGGACGAATTGCGGACGCTGCTCGGCAAGACCTATGGCGTGCCGCTGTTCCAGGAACAGGCGATGAAGCTGGCCATCACGGCAGCGGGATTCACGCCGGACGAGGCCAATGGCCTGCGCCGCGCCATGGCGACGTTCCGCAATGTGGGGACCATCAAGGGTTTCCGCGAGAAGATGATCGGCGGCATGGTCCGGCGCGGATACGAACCCGACTTCGCCGAGCGCTGTTTCAAGCAGATCGAGGGCTTCGGCTCCTATGGCTTTCCCGAAAGCCATGCGCTGTCCTTCGCGCGGCTGGTCTATGTTTCGGCCTGGCTGAAATGCCATCAGCCCGCGATCTTCACCTGCGCGCTGCTCAACGCCCAGCCCATGGGATTCTATGCCCCCGCCCAGCTCGTCCGCGATGCGCGCGAAAATGGCGGGGTCGAGGTGCGGCCGGTCGATGTGAATCACAGCGGCTGGGACAATCGGCTGGAGCGGCGTGGCGACGGCGCCTTTGCACTGCGGCTCGGCTTTCGCCAGTTGGATGCGTTTCGCGAGGACTGGGGCAACGCCATCGCCACCCACGCCCCCTATGAGACGATCGAATCGGTCGCGATCCGCGCGCAGCTTCCCCGTCGTGCGCTCGACCTGCTGGCACAGGGGGACGCCTATCGCTCGCTGGGGCAGGGGCGGCGCGAGGGGCAGTGGGAGGCGCGGCGGATGAAGGCGGCGCAACTGCCGCTGTTCGCCGCGATGCAGGCCCCCGAAATGGCCGCCGAGCCGGAGGTGACGCTGCCCCCCATGACGCTGTCCGAACAGGTCAGCGCCGATTACCGTGCGACCCGGTTGTCGCTGAAGGGGCATCCGATGGCGTTCCTGCGCGCCGAACTGGCGGCGGAGGGGGTGCTGTCCGCCGCCGACCTCCACAATCTGCGCGACGGGCGGCGGGCGAAGGTGGCGGGGGTGGTGCTGGTCCGCCAGCGGCCCGGCAAGGGCCATGCGATCTTCGTCACGATCGAGGACGAGACGGGAATCGTCAACGCGCTGCTCTGGGCGCGCGATTTCGAGGCGAATCGGCGCGCGGTGATGGCCTCGCGGTTGATGCTGCTCCACGGCGTGGTCCAGCGCAGCGAGGAGGGCGTCGTCCATCTGATGACCGCCGGTGTCGAGGATCGCAGCGCGATGCTCGCCCGGCTGGAGGATGTGCCCGCCGTGCCGACCCGCTCGCCCGATCCGCGCGGGCCGGTCGCGCCGCGCGGGGTGCACCCGCGCGACGTCCGCCTGCTCCCCCGCTCGCGTGATTTTCATTGA
- the clpS gene encoding ATP-dependent Clp protease adapter ClpS, with product MTGNGPGRGPGQGPDHGDDDGSGLGVATRTRARTKQPTPYRVLMLNDDYTPMEFVVLCLQRFFRMSMDDATRVMLHVHQRGVGVCGVFSYEVAETKVAQVIDFARANQHPLQCTLEKA from the coding sequence ATGACCGGCAATGGGCCGGGGCGCGGGCCCGGCCAGGGGCCCGATCATGGCGACGATGACGGTTCCGGCCTGGGCGTCGCGACCCGCACCCGCGCGCGGACCAAGCAGCCGACACCGTACCGGGTGCTGATGCTCAACGACGACTATACCCCGATGGAATTCGTCGTGCTGTGCCTTCAGCGGTTTTTCCGGATGAGCATGGACGATGCGACCCGCGTGATGCTGCATGTGCACCAGCGCGGGGTCGGGGTGTGCGGCGTCTTCTCCTATGAAGTCGCCGAGACGAAGGTGGCGCAGGTCATCGACTTTGCGCGCGCCAACCAACATCCGCTTCAGTGCACGCTCGAAAAGGCGTGA
- a CDS encoding NAD(P)/FAD-dependent oxidoreductase: MATMRSMAIIGAGMAGLSCAARAAEAGCDVRLFDKGRRPGGRLSSKTVFAEGLDFAFDYGAQYLTARDPLFRAQVADWEKAGIVARWPAAGADAWVGTPAMATIPAHMAGAHQVRWSTHIRSVARDATGWTLVHDEGCEGPFDALVLAIPAEQVGPLIAAHDPGLAQRAAACPSAPCWTVMLGFDTRLSVADVPALRDPIDWAARNPAKPEHGGGEAWTIHATEDWSRRHLERDAASVTASLLRAFEEQTGSLPPPVHAAAHRWRYARSAKGGTGAHVRPDIALAACGDWLIAPRVESAWMSGRQAADGLSSG; encoded by the coding sequence ATGGCGACGATGCGATCGATGGCGATCATCGGGGCGGGCATGGCCGGGCTGTCCTGCGCCGCGCGGGCCGCAGAGGCGGGATGCGACGTCCGGCTGTTCGACAAGGGGCGCCGCCCCGGCGGCCGCCTGTCGAGCAAGACGGTTTTCGCCGAAGGGCTCGACTTCGCCTTCGATTACGGCGCGCAGTATCTGACCGCGCGCGATCCGCTGTTCAGGGCCCAGGTCGCCGACTGGGAAAAAGCGGGAATCGTGGCGCGCTGGCCCGCCGCCGGGGCGGATGCCTGGGTCGGCACGCCCGCCATGGCGACGATCCCGGCGCATATGGCCGGGGCGCATCAGGTCCGCTGGTCGACCCATATCCGATCGGTCGCACGCGACGCGACGGGCTGGACGCTGGTCCATGACGAAGGCTGCGAAGGACCGTTCGACGCGCTGGTGCTGGCGATCCCGGCCGAGCAGGTCGGCCCGCTGATCGCCGCGCACGACCCCGGACTGGCGCAGCGCGCGGCCGCCTGCCCTTCGGCGCCCTGCTGGACGGTGATGCTGGGGTTCGACACCCGGCTGTCGGTGGCGGACGTGCCCGCCCTTCGCGATCCGATCGACTGGGCGGCGCGCAACCCCGCCAAGCCGGAGCATGGCGGCGGCGAGGCCTGGACGATCCACGCGACCGAGGACTGGTCGCGACGGCATCTGGAACGCGATGCCGCCTCGGTCACCGCGTCGCTGTTGCGCGCTTTCGAGGAGCAGACGGGATCATTGCCGCCGCCGGTCCATGCCGCGGCGCATCGCTGGCGCTATGCCCGTTCGGCCAAGGGCGGGACGGGCGCGCATGTCCGGCCCGACATCGCGCTGGCGGCGTGCGGCGACTGGCTGATCGCGCCGCGCGTGGAGAGCGCCTGGATGTCCGGTCGGCAGGCGGCGGACGGTCTGTCGTCGGGATAG